Proteins encoded within one genomic window of Actinomycetota bacterium:
- a CDS encoding sensor histidine kinase, whose product MTWMDAVRRWRPTLHALAGLVAGVGTGAVLGALALTWLAAVWSLLDWPVGGWGHALLYAAVVVTWPVLLLLSVRGFGALQRARFRAVLGVEIPAPPGGGTGAWPLRPVRALAAPATWRQLGYHVLAMTGGTAGGALVAACWSAPLPAAVYLAGRQPGLGLGLGVAVVAVALPLAAPWVAGGITRADEVAARALLGPSRGEELALRVESLTRSRAEIVAATDAERRRIERDLHDGAQRRLVSLAMHLGMARAGLADAPEGVRQVIEQAHDEATEALAELRQLVRGLHPAVLEDRGLDAALSGIAAGAPLPVRLRVDVGGRCSPTIEAVAYFVVSEALTNVAKHADAGSAEVTVERAGDRLRVVVSDDGRGGATLDGGAATDAGGPGTGLRGLAQRAAAVDGTLTVHSPPGGPTAITVELPCGS is encoded by the coding sequence ATGACCTGGATGGACGCGGTTCGACGCTGGCGGCCGACGCTGCATGCCCTCGCCGGCCTGGTGGCCGGCGTCGGCACCGGGGCGGTGCTGGGCGCGCTGGCGCTCACCTGGCTGGCCGCGGTCTGGTCCCTGCTCGACTGGCCGGTCGGCGGTTGGGGGCATGCCCTGCTCTATGCGGCGGTCGTCGTGACCTGGCCGGTGCTCCTGCTGCTGAGCGTCCGCGGGTTCGGCGCCCTGCAGCGGGCCAGGTTCCGCGCCGTGCTCGGCGTCGAGATCCCGGCGCCGCCGGGCGGCGGGACCGGCGCCTGGCCACTGCGGCCGGTCCGGGCCTTGGCCGCCCCGGCCACCTGGCGCCAGCTCGGCTACCACGTGCTGGCCATGACCGGCGGGACCGCCGGCGGCGCGCTGGTCGCGGCCTGCTGGTCGGCGCCGCTGCCGGCCGCCGTCTACCTGGCCGGCCGGCAGCCGGGTCTCGGCCTCGGCCTGGGCGTGGCCGTGGTGGCGGTGGCCCTGCCGCTGGCCGCGCCGTGGGTGGCCGGGGGCATAACCCGGGCCGACGAGGTCGCCGCCCGGGCCCTGCTCGGCCCCAGCCGCGGCGAGGAGCTGGCCCTGCGGGTCGAGTCCCTGACCCGCAGCCGGGCCGAGATCGTCGCCGCCACCGACGCCGAGCGGCGCCGGATCGAGCGCGACCTGCACGACGGGGCCCAGCGCCGGCTGGTCTCCCTGGCCATGCACCTCGGCATGGCCAGGGCCGGCCTCGCCGACGCCCCCGAGGGTGTCCGCCAGGTGATCGAGCAGGCCCACGACGAGGCCACCGAGGCCCTGGCCGAGCTGCGCCAGCTCGTCCGCGGCCTGCACCCGGCCGTGCTCGAGGACCGCGGCCTGGACGCGGCCCTGTCCGGGATCGCCGCCGGCGCGCCGCTGCCGGTGCGCCTGCGGGTCGACGTGGGCGGCCGCTGCTCACCGACCATCGAGGCCGTCGCCTACTTCGTCGTGTCCGAGGCCCTCACCAACGTGGCCAAGCACGCCGACGCCGGCTCCGCCGAGGTCACCGTCGAACGCGCCGGCGACCGGCTGCGCGTGGTCGTCAGCGACGACGGCCGCGGCGGGGCCACGCTCGACGGCGGAGCGGCCACCGACGCCGGCGGCCCGGGCACCGGGCTGCGCGGGCTGGCCCAGCGGGCGGCCGCGGTCGACGGCACCCTGACCGTCCACAGCCCTCCCGGCGGGCCGACGGCGATCACGGTGGAGCTGCCATGCGGGTCGTGA
- a CDS encoding response regulator transcription factor has protein sequence MRVVIAEDSVLLQAGLTKLLRDGGFEVVAAVADADQLLRAVAEHRPDVAVVDVRMPPTHTDEGIRAALVIGRQYPEVAVLVLSQYVEERYATDLLSERTSAVGYLLKDRVAHVADFLDALRRVAAGGTALDPEVVAQLLVRRRADPLDRLTPRELQVLQMMAEGRSNNGITEALGVSPSAVEKYVSNIFAKLDLAPTDTDHRRVLAVLKFLGA, from the coding sequence ATGCGGGTCGTGATCGCCGAGGACTCGGTCCTGCTCCAGGCCGGGCTGACCAAGCTCCTGCGCGACGGCGGCTTCGAGGTCGTCGCCGCCGTGGCCGACGCCGACCAGCTGCTGCGGGCCGTGGCCGAGCACCGCCCCGACGTCGCCGTGGTCGACGTGCGGATGCCCCCGACCCACACCGACGAGGGCATCCGGGCCGCGCTCGTCATCGGCCGCCAGTACCCGGAGGTCGCGGTGCTGGTGCTGTCCCAGTACGTCGAGGAGCGCTACGCCACCGACCTGCTGTCGGAGCGGACCAGCGCCGTCGGCTACCTGCTCAAGGACCGGGTCGCCCATGTCGCCGACTTCCTCGACGCCCTGCGCCGGGTCGCCGCCGGCGGCACCGCCCTCGACCCCGAGGTCGTCGCCCAGCTCCTGGTCCGCCGCCGCGCCGACCCCCTGGACCGCCTCACCCCTCGTGAGCTCCAGGTCCTCCAGATGATGGCCGAGGGACGCTCCAACAACGGCATCACCGAGGCCCTGGGAGTCAGCCCCAGCGCCGTGGAGAAGTACGTCAGCAACATCTTCGCCAAGCTGGACCTGGCCCCGACCGACACCGACCACCGCCGCGTCCTGGCCGTCCTCAAGTTCCTTGGCGCCTAG